A genomic region of Salinibacterium sp. NK8237 contains the following coding sequences:
- a CDS encoding DUF721 domain-containing protein: MNDRDPAVDEHVAVYLRFRDIFGDASKRSYMARKRNRKEPGTSVPFAPGRDPHGLGDVMDNLTMSMGWSSPLARSELLLAWTSIVGAETAEHSEPIGIEEGVLTIRCDSTAWATQLRLMRGHITTTIAQQHPEAGVESVRFEGPNAPSWKRGPRSIPGRGPRDTYG; encoded by the coding sequence ATGAATGATCGTGATCCCGCCGTGGATGAACACGTTGCGGTCTATTTGAGATTTCGCGATATTTTCGGCGACGCCAGCAAACGCTCGTACATGGCGCGCAAGCGCAACCGCAAAGAACCGGGTACCAGCGTGCCTTTTGCCCCCGGTCGCGATCCGCATGGGCTCGGCGATGTGATGGATAACCTCACGATGAGCATGGGGTGGAGTTCTCCTCTAGCGCGCTCAGAATTACTCCTCGCGTGGACCTCAATCGTGGGTGCCGAAACTGCAGAGCACTCGGAACCCATTGGAATTGAAGAGGGAGTGCTCACCATTCGGTGCGATTCGACAGCGTGGGCCACTCAGCTTCGACTCATGCGTGGGCACATCACCACGACCATCGCTCAACAGCATCCAGAAGCCGGTGTGGAATCTGTGCGCTTTGAAGGGCCCAACGCCCCTTCGTGGAAAAGAGGCCCCAGATCAATTCCAGGTAGGGGCCCGCGAGATACTTACGGCTAG
- the rnpA gene encoding ribonuclease P protein component translates to MALPSDFRLAVRRGRRYTAPHCVVHIVNNERSQGVRFGFIVSKAVGNAVVRNRVRRRLRAAAAQLLPNLQSNVDIVVRALAGSEQAECTTLQAEIAEGIDRIVVKV, encoded by the coding sequence GTGGCTCTTCCGAGCGATTTTCGCTTGGCGGTTCGTCGAGGTCGTCGTTACACAGCACCGCACTGCGTTGTCCACATTGTGAACAACGAGCGGTCTCAGGGCGTTCGCTTTGGTTTCATCGTTTCCAAAGCGGTAGGCAATGCGGTTGTCCGCAACCGAGTTCGCCGCCGGCTTCGCGCCGCGGCCGCTCAGCTTCTCCCGAACCTGCAATCAAATGTAGACATTGTGGTTCGTGCGCTGGCAGGTTCTGAGCAAGCTGAGTGCACTACGCTTCAGGCTGAGATTGCAGAAGGGATCGACCGCATCGTGGTGAAGGTATGA
- the dnaN gene encoding DNA polymerase III subunit beta encodes MKFQVNRDVFSEAVSFAVKLLPQRTTLPILSGVLIEASDDGLTLSSFDYEVSARTQIIAEVEEPGRVLVSGKLLADIASRLPNAPVRFSTEDNKITVACGTGHFTLSSMPVEEYPSLPQISDKVGTLKADLFAAAISQVAVAASRDDVTPVITGVQLEVSENNISLVATDRYRVAVRDIEWDAGASGVETATALVPAKTLMEVGKTFGNSGEISVAITSSDERELIAFQADKKTVTSLLIKGNFPPVRRLFPETVDNFAVMNTGELIEAVRRVSLVLEREAALRFTFTTEGVTLEAIGSEQAQASETIDAFLTGDDTVVSLKPQFLIDGLSSVHSEFVRISFTKTDNPNKPGPVLITSQSSKDQPGSDNYKYLLQPNLLLR; translated from the coding sequence ATGAAGTTTCAAGTCAATCGTGACGTCTTCAGCGAGGCGGTTTCGTTTGCGGTAAAACTGCTGCCGCAGCGCACAACGCTGCCGATCCTGAGCGGTGTATTGATAGAAGCTTCCGATGATGGACTCACGTTGTCATCATTCGATTACGAAGTTTCTGCTCGAACGCAGATCATTGCCGAGGTTGAAGAACCAGGACGCGTGTTGGTTTCTGGGAAGCTTTTAGCGGATATCGCCAGCCGACTTCCCAATGCTCCTGTACGTTTCAGCACTGAAGACAATAAAATCACCGTTGCTTGTGGCACCGGACATTTCACGCTCTCGAGTATGCCAGTTGAGGAGTATCCCTCACTTCCTCAGATTTCGGACAAGGTGGGAACTCTCAAGGCCGACCTTTTCGCCGCCGCAATTTCTCAGGTTGCTGTCGCTGCGTCGCGTGACGACGTAACGCCGGTCATCACTGGCGTTCAACTCGAGGTTTCCGAGAACAATATTTCTCTCGTCGCCACCGACCGCTACCGAGTAGCAGTTCGCGACATCGAGTGGGATGCTGGTGCCTCGGGCGTTGAAACCGCAACCGCCTTGGTGCCAGCTAAGACTCTGATGGAAGTCGGTAAGACTTTCGGCAACAGCGGAGAAATTTCTGTAGCGATCACTAGTTCTGACGAACGTGAGCTGATTGCTTTCCAAGCCGACAAGAAAACCGTGACGTCATTGCTCATCAAGGGCAACTTTCCACCGGTTCGCCGACTTTTTCCCGAGACTGTGGATAACTTCGCAGTAATGAACACGGGCGAGCTCATCGAAGCTGTCCGCCGAGTGTCGCTCGTACTCGAGCGTGAAGCAGCGCTGCGGTTCACTTTCACGACTGAAGGCGTCACGTTGGAGGCAATCGGGTCCGAGCAAGCTCAGGCATCCGAAACCATCGATGCATTCTTGACCGGCGATGACACGGTGGTCTCTCTGAAGCCGCAATTCTTGATTGATGGTTTGAGCTCGGTTCATTCGGAATTCGTTCGAATTTCGTTCACTAAAACCGATAACCCCAATAAGCCTGGTCCGGTGCTTATTACGAGTCAGTCGTCAAAGGATCAGCCAGGTAGCGACAACTATAAGTACCTGCTGCAGCCCAACCTGTTGTTGAGATAG
- the yidD gene encoding membrane protein insertion efficiency factor YidD, with the protein MSSVVTFAMLFPRNVCVFVLRIYRAVISPLYGDVCRYYPSCSYYTLQAIQEHGVVRGVWLGSRRLLRCHPWAEGGIDDIPVRRHDRYQITRFGFVVAASHERG; encoded by the coding sequence ATGAGTTCCGTCGTTACATTTGCGATGCTCTTTCCGCGCAACGTGTGTGTCTTTGTGTTGCGGATTTATCGTGCGGTGATCTCGCCTCTCTACGGTGATGTCTGCCGGTATTACCCTTCGTGTTCTTACTACACACTTCAAGCAATTCAAGAACACGGTGTTGTCCGTGGTGTCTGGCTTGGTTCTCGTCGTCTTCTTCGCTGTCACCCGTGGGCCGAAGGCGGAATCGATGACATCCCGGTTCGCCGGCACGACCGTTACCAGATCACCCGGTTCGGCTTTGTTGTAGCCGCAAGCCACGAAAGGGGCTAA
- the gnd gene encoding phosphogluconate dehydrogenase (NAD(+)-dependent, decarboxylating) yields the protein MHLGIIGLGKMGGNMRERMRAQGLTVTGYDPNPEVSDVAELSDLVDALPTPRIVWVMVPSGAITDSVITDVSALLEPGDLVIDGGNTRFTDDQLHRDQLTELKISFVDVGVSGGIWGLDNGYGLMAGGDKSDIERAMPIFDALRPEGPREEGFVHAGPVGAGHYAKMVHNGIEYALMQAWAEGFELLDSRKDLIEDVPGTFKAWQRGTVVRSWLLELLVKALEEDPEFADIAGYVEDSGEGRWTVHEALNQAVAVPTISAAIFARFVSRQEDSPSMKAVAALRNQFGGHSVRKS from the coding sequence ATGCACCTCGGAATTATCGGCCTAGGAAAAATGGGCGGAAACATGCGCGAGCGCATGCGGGCTCAGGGACTCACCGTGACGGGTTATGACCCCAATCCTGAGGTTAGCGATGTGGCTGAGCTGTCTGACTTGGTGGATGCACTACCGACTCCGCGCATTGTGTGGGTAATGGTTCCTTCCGGTGCCATTACTGATTCTGTAATTACTGATGTCTCGGCACTTCTCGAACCGGGCGATCTCGTCATTGATGGCGGAAATACGCGATTTACCGATGACCAGCTTCACCGTGATCAGCTCACAGAACTAAAAATTTCCTTCGTTGATGTGGGTGTCTCTGGCGGAATCTGGGGACTCGACAACGGTTATGGGCTCATGGCCGGCGGCGACAAGTCGGATATCGAACGTGCAATGCCGATCTTCGATGCGCTGCGCCCTGAAGGACCTCGCGAAGAAGGCTTCGTTCATGCTGGCCCTGTTGGCGCAGGGCACTACGCAAAAATGGTTCACAACGGCATCGAATACGCCCTCATGCAGGCCTGGGCCGAAGGTTTTGAACTCCTCGATAGCCGCAAGGATCTCATCGAAGACGTTCCCGGCACCTTTAAGGCGTGGCAGCGAGGAACAGTCGTTCGCTCGTGGTTGCTTGAACTCCTCGTCAAAGCTCTCGAAGAAGATCCCGAGTTCGCTGATATTGCTGGCTACGTTGAGGATTCGGGGGAGGGCCGTTGGACTGTGCACGAGGCTCTCAATCAGGCCGTAGCTGTCCCAACGATTAGCGCCGCGATTTTTGCGCGTTTCGTCTCTCGTCAAGAAGACTCACCTTCCATGAAGGCAGTCGCCGCTCTCCGCAACCAGTTCGGCGGGCATAGCGTCCGCAAGAGCTAA
- the rpmH gene encoding 50S ribosomal protein L34 → MSKRTFQPNNRRRAKVHGFRLRMRTRAGRSILSARRRKGRTELSA, encoded by the coding sequence ATGAGCAAGAGAACTTTTCAGCCCAACAACCGTCGCCGCGCGAAGGTTCACGGTTTCCGTCTGCGTATGCGCACCCGTGCGGGTCGCTCGATCCTGAGCGCTCGTCGCCGCAAGGGACGCACCGAACTCTCCGCGTAA
- the gyrB gene encoding DNA topoisomerase (ATP-hydrolyzing) subunit B produces MTSTPENDVPESHIIANGHVAADSYGADQIQILEGLEAVRKRPGMYIGSTGPRGLHHLVYEVVDNSVDEALAGYCDNINIWLRKDGSIRVRDNGRGIPVDLNQQEQKSTVEVVMTILHAGGKFGGGGYAVSGGLHGVGISVVNALSAEIDTEVRRQGHVWRMSFANGVPTGPLTQGESTDETGTQQTFWPSKETFETVEFDFETLRARFQQMAFLNKGLRITITDERGEEEIVESYMYERGLVDYVEYLNKSKKNELIHPDVIAFESEDTEKQISLEVAMQWTAGYSESVHTYANTINTHEGGTHEEGFRAALTTLVNRYAREKNIIKEKDDNLSGDDVREGLTAVISIKLGEPQFEGQTKTKLGNTEAKAFVQRIAGQQLGDWFDRNPTQARDVIRKAIQASQARLAARKAREQTRRKGLLESSGMPGKLRDCSSKDPSLSEIFMVEGDSAGGSAVQGRNPEFQAILPLRGKILNVEKARLDRALGNAEVQAMITAFGAGVGEDFDPEKARYHKIVLMADADVDGQHITTLLLTLLFRYMRPLIDLGYVYLAQPPLYRLKWSNAQHQYVYSDIERDKLTELGLSEGKRMPKDNGIQRYKGLGEMDYKELWETTMDPATRTLLQVTLDDAAAADETFSTLMGEDVESRRNFIQRNAKDVRFLDI; encoded by the coding sequence ATGACATCGACGCCCGAGAACGACGTGCCCGAAAGCCACATCATTGCCAACGGTCATGTTGCCGCTGACAGTTACGGTGCCGATCAAATCCAGATCCTTGAGGGTCTCGAGGCTGTGCGCAAGCGCCCCGGAATGTACATCGGTTCTACAGGCCCCCGTGGTCTCCATCACCTTGTGTATGAGGTTGTGGATAACTCTGTGGATGAGGCCCTCGCGGGTTACTGCGACAACATCAACATTTGGCTTCGCAAAGACGGTTCGATTCGCGTTCGCGACAACGGCCGCGGCATCCCCGTCGACCTCAACCAGCAGGAGCAGAAATCCACTGTTGAAGTGGTTATGACGATCCTGCACGCGGGTGGAAAGTTTGGCGGCGGCGGCTACGCCGTATCGGGGGGTCTCCACGGCGTAGGAATCTCCGTCGTAAACGCGCTCTCCGCTGAGATCGACACCGAGGTGCGTCGTCAGGGACACGTCTGGCGAATGAGTTTTGCCAACGGCGTACCGACTGGTCCTCTTACCCAGGGCGAAAGCACTGACGAAACAGGAACCCAGCAAACTTTCTGGCCGAGCAAAGAGACTTTCGAAACGGTCGAGTTTGATTTTGAAACTCTGCGCGCACGATTCCAACAGATGGCATTCCTCAACAAAGGACTGCGCATTACCATCACGGATGAGCGCGGTGAAGAAGAAATCGTCGAGAGCTACATGTATGAGCGCGGCCTCGTTGACTATGTCGAGTACCTGAACAAGTCGAAGAAAAACGAACTCATTCACCCCGACGTGATTGCCTTCGAATCAGAAGACACTGAAAAGCAAATTTCGCTTGAAGTAGCCATGCAATGGACCGCGGGATACTCCGAAAGCGTTCACACCTACGCCAACACCATCAACACTCACGAGGGTGGAACCCACGAAGAGGGTTTCCGCGCTGCGCTCACCACGTTGGTGAATCGCTATGCGCGCGAGAAAAACATCATCAAGGAAAAGGATGACAACCTTTCTGGAGACGACGTTCGCGAAGGGTTGACTGCGGTTATCTCGATCAAACTCGGAGAACCCCAGTTCGAAGGCCAGACCAAGACCAAGCTCGGCAATACCGAAGCCAAAGCTTTCGTTCAGCGCATCGCCGGCCAGCAGCTCGGGGACTGGTTTGACCGCAACCCCACGCAGGCCCGCGACGTTATTCGCAAGGCCATTCAGGCATCCCAAGCTCGACTCGCTGCCCGCAAGGCGCGCGAGCAGACCCGTCGTAAGGGCTTGCTCGAGTCGAGCGGAATGCCCGGAAAGCTGCGCGACTGCTCGAGTAAAGACCCGTCGCTGTCTGAGATCTTCATGGTTGAGGGTGACTCGGCTGGCGGTTCCGCCGTTCAGGGCCGCAACCCCGAGTTCCAAGCGATCCTTCCGCTGCGAGGCAAAATCTTGAACGTTGAGAAGGCGCGCCTCGATCGCGCACTCGGCAACGCAGAAGTCCAGGCCATGATCACAGCCTTCGGTGCCGGTGTTGGCGAAGACTTCGACCCCGAGAAGGCTCGGTACCACAAGATCGTTTTGATGGCCGATGCCGATGTCGACGGCCAGCACATCACAACGCTGCTTCTGACACTGCTCTTCCGCTACATGCGCCCGCTCATTGATTTGGGCTATGTCTATTTGGCACAACCGCCGCTCTACCGCCTCAAGTGGAGCAACGCGCAACACCAATACGTGTACAGCGACATTGAGCGCGACAAGCTGACCGAACTGGGACTTTCCGAAGGAAAGCGTATGCCTAAGGACAACGGCATCCAGCGCTACAAGGGTCTCGGTGAGATGGACTACAAGGAACTGTGGGAAACCACGATGGACCCCGCTACTCGCACGCTTCTTCAAGTCACCTTGGATGACGCAGCTGCAGCTGACGAAACGTTCTCAACCCTCATGGGCGAAGACGTTGAATCACGTCGAAACTTCATCCAGCGCAACGCCAAAGACGTCCGCTTCCTAGACATCTAG
- the yidC gene encoding membrane protein insertase YidC — MDLFAFFGSLLWPIKWVIEAILVAFHEIITFFGMDPDAGLTWVLSIVGLVLVVRAALIPVFVKQIKSQRRMMEVAPQLKKIQDKYKGKKDQFSREAMSRETMAMYKNAGTNPFSSCLPLLLQMPIFFGLFSVLREAQLEGHPAGVGLLNADLAESFGTSSLFDIAPLHLAISTAEGNVAVIVTAVIMVILMTGSQFITQLQIMSKNQSAEMKASPMYRQQRIMLYLLPLVFAFSGFTFPLGVMFYWLVSNFWTMGQQFLVIRNMPTPGSEAALAREARLAKRNQRKGIIEEAPESESGTAVIEEPKNVQRDQPVSKNRAKKKQGKKK, encoded by the coding sequence ATGGATCTTTTTGCTTTCTTTGGCAGTCTGCTTTGGCCGATCAAGTGGGTAATCGAGGCAATCCTCGTGGCCTTCCACGAGATCATCACGTTCTTTGGCATGGATCCGGATGCGGGTCTGACCTGGGTTCTCTCGATCGTCGGCCTCGTGCTCGTCGTTCGCGCCGCGTTAATCCCGGTCTTCGTGAAGCAGATTAAGAGCCAGCGCCGCATGATGGAAGTCGCCCCGCAGCTCAAGAAGATCCAAGATAAGTACAAGGGCAAGAAGGATCAGTTCTCCCGCGAGGCAATGTCGCGCGAAACGATGGCGATGTACAAGAACGCGGGAACCAACCCGTTTAGCTCATGTCTTCCTCTTCTCCTGCAGATGCCGATCTTCTTCGGTCTCTTTTCGGTTCTCCGCGAGGCACAGCTCGAGGGTCACCCGGCGGGTGTTGGTCTTCTCAATGCAGATCTGGCCGAGTCCTTCGGCACATCGTCACTTTTCGATATCGCTCCCCTGCACCTTGCGATCAGTACTGCTGAGGGCAACGTTGCCGTCATCGTTACTGCCGTCATCATGGTGATTCTGATGACCGGTTCGCAGTTCATTACCCAGCTTCAGATTATGTCGAAGAACCAGTCGGCTGAGATGAAAGCTAGTCCCATGTACCGCCAGCAGCGGATCATGTTGTACCTACTCCCCCTCGTTTTCGCCTTCTCTGGGTTCACCTTCCCGCTGGGCGTTATGTTCTACTGGCTCGTCTCGAACTTCTGGACAATGGGTCAGCAGTTCCTCGTTATTAGGAACATGCCGACTCCCGGCAGTGAAGCGGCGCTTGCTCGCGAAGCTCGTTTGGCGAAGCGTAATCAGCGCAAGGGAATCATCGAAGAAGCTCCCGAATCAGAATCTGGAACCGCTGTGATTGAAGAACCCAAGAACGTGCAGCGGGATCAACCTGTAAGTAAGAACCGTGCAAAGAAGAAGCAGGGAAAGAAGAAATGA
- the dnaA gene encoding chromosomal replication initiator protein DnaA, which yields MSETPDPTKGLWQAVLTHLNGDERITPQLQGFVNLVEPKGVMAGTLYLEVPNELTRGMLEQRLRQPFIDAIAALDDEHGISNFATVVNPEIQQDALSQDIPRTEQPYIEPTPQKPVEASTPRRSDSRLNPKYSFDNFVIGGSNRFAHAAAVAVAEAPAKAYNPLFIYGESGLGKTHLLHAIGHYAESLYPGIRVRYVSSEEFTNDFINSIANNRASVFQSRYREIDILLIDDIQFLQGKDSTQEAFFHTFNTLHDHNKQVVITSDLPPKHLTGFEDRMRSRFEWGLITDVQAPDLETRIAILRKKAQSEKMQVGNDILEFMASKVSSNIRELEGTLIRVTAFASLNRTEVDMALVQTVLKDLITLDEDNVIAPVDIINHTADYFKLSVDDLYGSSRSQAIATARQIAMYLCREMTNLSLPKIGQLFGNRDHTTVMYANKKITELMKERRSIYNQVTELTSRIKQNQRFSQK from the coding sequence ATGTCGGAAACACCCGACCCGACTAAAGGACTGTGGCAAGCAGTTCTGACACACCTCAACGGTGATGAGCGAATTACTCCTCAGTTGCAAGGCTTCGTGAACCTGGTTGAGCCAAAAGGCGTGATGGCTGGCACCCTGTACCTCGAGGTTCCGAACGAACTCACGCGGGGAATGCTCGAACAGCGACTGCGTCAACCATTCATCGATGCGATCGCGGCCCTCGACGACGAACACGGTATTTCGAACTTCGCCACAGTCGTCAACCCTGAAATCCAGCAAGATGCACTTTCGCAAGATATTCCACGCACTGAGCAGCCATATATTGAGCCGACACCCCAGAAACCCGTCGAAGCGTCAACGCCGCGACGAAGTGACTCTCGCTTGAATCCCAAATACAGCTTCGACAACTTTGTCATCGGTGGCTCTAACCGTTTCGCTCACGCCGCCGCAGTTGCAGTAGCGGAAGCACCAGCAAAGGCATACAACCCACTCTTCATCTATGGAGAGTCCGGGCTCGGTAAAACTCACTTGTTGCACGCCATCGGTCACTATGCCGAGAGTCTCTACCCGGGCATCCGCGTTCGCTATGTGAGTTCCGAAGAATTCACAAACGACTTCATTAACTCGATCGCAAATAACCGCGCTTCTGTATTTCAGTCTCGATACCGCGAAATCGACATTCTGCTTATCGACGACATCCAGTTCTTGCAGGGTAAGGACTCCACTCAAGAGGCGTTCTTTCACACCTTCAACACACTGCACGATCACAATAAGCAAGTGGTCATCACGAGCGACCTGCCTCCGAAACACCTCACAGGGTTTGAAGATCGGATGCGGTCACGCTTCGAGTGGGGCCTCATCACCGATGTACAGGCACCCGATCTCGAAACCCGCATCGCCATTCTTCGCAAGAAAGCTCAAAGCGAAAAAATGCAGGTGGGCAACGACATCCTTGAATTCATGGCATCGAAGGTTTCGTCAAACATCCGTGAGCTCGAAGGAACGCTGATTCGGGTTACCGCGTTTGCGAGTCTTAACCGCACCGAAGTCGACATGGCTCTTGTACAGACTGTGCTGAAAGATCTCATCACTCTTGATGAAGACAACGTCATCGCACCGGTGGACATCATCAATCACACCGCTGACTACTTCAAACTCTCAGTTGACGACCTCTATGGCTCGTCCCGTTCGCAAGCAATCGCCACTGCGCGTCAGATCGCCATGTATCTCTGTCGAGAAATGACGAATCTCTCATTGCCCAAGATTGGTCAACTGTTTGGAAATCGCGACCACACCACGGTGATGTACGCCAACAAGAAGATCACCGAGCTCATGAAAGAGCGTCGCTCGATCTATAACCAGGTCACTGAGCTCACCAGTCGCATCAAACAAAACCAGCGTTTCAGCCAAAAATAG
- the rsmG gene encoding 16S rRNA (guanine(527)-N(7))-methyltransferase RsmG — protein sequence MTDELGLEREPEIATELFGSRIDVARAYTESLALRGEELGLIGPLEVPRLWTRHIINCVLVAPLLRPGLVGDIGSGAGLPGLVLAIARPDVEFVLIEPMERRVDWLNAESNRLGLSNVVVDRSRSQDAPYAEGLTQITARAVTALSKLIPSTEHLLAPGGEMVFMKGARIDEEIDAASKVIRKARLKNVESLVLGEGITPEITRVFRARVD from the coding sequence TTGACTGATGAGCTGGGGCTTGAGCGCGAGCCCGAGATAGCGACTGAACTCTTTGGATCTCGCATCGATGTGGCGCGAGCGTATACGGAGAGCCTTGCCCTCCGTGGTGAAGAACTTGGACTTATCGGTCCCCTCGAAGTTCCGAGGCTATGGACTCGACACATTATTAACTGCGTGCTCGTCGCTCCCCTGCTTCGCCCTGGTCTCGTAGGAGATATCGGGAGCGGTGCTGGACTTCCAGGGTTGGTTCTTGCAATCGCACGACCCGACGTGGAATTTGTTTTGATTGAACCGATGGAGCGCCGCGTTGATTGGCTCAATGCTGAGTCAAACCGCCTCGGTCTTTCGAATGTCGTAGTCGATCGTTCGCGTTCGCAGGATGCTCCCTACGCTGAAGGACTGACTCAGATTACCGCCCGCGCAGTTACTGCTTTGTCCAAGCTCATCCCCTCCACCGAGCATCTTCTTGCTCCGGGCGGAGAGATGGTCTTTATGAAGGGCGCTCGTATCGATGAGGAGATCGATGCCGCATCCAAGGTTATCCGTAAGGCTCGACTGAAGAATGTCGAGTCTCTTGTTCTTGGTGAAGGGATCACTCCCGAAATCACTAGGGTCTTTCGGGCTAGAGTGGACTGA
- a CDS encoding R3H domain-containing nucleic acid-binding protein, with the protein MTNVSDIDTTAVESAPVEDREDRTTAQLEEEGDIAADYIEELLDIADLDGDIEIDARAGRSYVSVTSSEDTNLRLLSKPETVTALQELTRIAVQNKTGAFSRLILDIGGSREARAAELSKLVDTAVERIESGADSAALPAMSSYERKLVHDVVAERGFVSQSSGEGRDRHTVITRS; encoded by the coding sequence ATGACGAACGTTTCTGACATCGACACCACCGCAGTTGAGTCCGCTCCTGTGGAGGATCGCGAAGACCGTACGACTGCGCAGCTCGAGGAAGAAGGCGACATTGCCGCCGACTACATCGAGGAGTTGCTCGATATAGCCGACCTCGATGGCGACATCGAGATTGACGCTCGTGCCGGACGTTCCTACGTCTCTGTAACGTCGAGTGAGGACACCAACCTCCGCCTGTTGTCGAAGCCGGAAACTGTGACGGCTCTTCAGGAACTCACGCGCATTGCCGTTCAGAACAAGACAGGCGCGTTCTCGCGTTTGATTCTTGATATCGGTGGTTCACGGGAAGCTCGTGCAGCTGAGTTGTCGAAGCTTGTGGATACTGCTGTTGAACGTATCGAGTCCGGCGCAGATTCTGCTGCACTTCCGGCGATGTCATCTTACGAGCGCAAGCTTGTGCATGATGTTGTTGCGGAGCGCGGTTTTGTTTCACAGTCAAGCGGCGAAGGTCGCGACCGTCACACCGTCATTACGCGTTCATAG
- the recF gene encoding DNA replication/repair protein RecF (All proteins in this family for which functions are known are DNA-binding proteins that assist the filamentation of RecA onto DNA for the initiation of recombination or recombinational repair.) — protein MRVTHVELKDFRNYKGLTLELSAGPTLIVGSNGQGKTNLVEALGFLSTLGSHRVSTDHAMVRQSTDAAIVRVRLEHNERKFLAEVQINRSGANRAQINRSVIRTRELPRYFSSVLFAPEDLALVRGEPSGRRRFIDELLVLRSPRFSGVMSDYERVVKQRNMLLKSARASGVRDTQLSTLDVWDERLVAFGAEIISARSALVADLSPEVSLAYERIVGADHGATLANSLTIISRQDDPDNAVATSAVGEIISVADATEAFTAALVSVRKAERDRAITLVGPHRDDLIFGLNGLPARGYASHGESWSFALALKLASAELLRRESSAGDPVLILDDVFAELDQSRRERLATSIAGFEQVLITAAVFGDVPAELAANVVRIRAGEVIDDE, from the coding sequence ATGCGTGTAACTCATGTGGAGCTCAAAGACTTTCGTAATTACAAGGGCCTTACTTTAGAACTCAGTGCAGGACCCACACTCATCGTTGGGTCCAATGGCCAAGGTAAAACGAACTTGGTCGAAGCTCTAGGTTTTTTGAGCACTCTCGGTTCACACCGTGTCTCAACCGATCACGCTATGGTTCGTCAGTCGACGGATGCCGCGATTGTGCGTGTTCGCCTCGAACATAACGAACGAAAATTCTTGGCCGAAGTACAGATCAATCGTTCTGGCGCTAACCGCGCTCAGATCAATCGTTCCGTCATCCGCACCCGTGAACTTCCGCGCTATTTCTCGAGTGTTCTATTTGCGCCCGAAGATTTGGCACTCGTGCGCGGCGAACCTTCCGGACGTCGTCGCTTTATCGATGAACTTCTCGTTCTTCGCTCTCCACGATTTAGCGGCGTAATGAGCGACTACGAACGAGTCGTGAAACAACGCAACATGCTGCTGAAATCGGCCCGGGCATCCGGAGTTCGAGACACCCAATTGAGCACCCTTGATGTGTGGGATGAGCGGCTCGTGGCCTTTGGCGCCGAAATTATCAGCGCCCGCAGTGCCTTGGTCGCCGACCTGAGCCCCGAAGTATCCCTTGCTTACGAGCGCATCGTTGGTGCAGACCATGGGGCAACGCTCGCTAATTCGCTAACCATCATTTCTCGCCAGGATGACCCGGATAATGCAGTAGCCACTAGCGCGGTCGGCGAAATAATTTCGGTCGCTGACGCGACTGAAGCATTCACAGCTGCCCTAGTATCCGTGCGAAAAGCAGAACGCGATCGCGCAATTACCCTTGTTGGACCGCATCGGGATGATCTGATCTTCGGCCTTAACGGGCTTCCGGCGCGAGGGTATGCCAGCCACGGTGAATCATGGTCATTCGCCCTCGCACTGAAATTGGCATCCGCCGAGCTGTTGCGTCGTGAGTCTTCGGCAGGCGACCCCGTGCTGATTCTCGATGATGTCTTCGCCGAACTCGATCAATCTCGTCGCGAAAGACTTGCTACTTCGATCGCGGGTTTCGAGCAAGTTCTCATTACCGCTGCGGTATTCGGCGATGTTCCGGCGGAACTCGCCGCCAATGTGGTTCGCATCCGGGCAGGCGAGGTAATTGACGATGAATGA